From one Amycolatopsis sp. FDAARGOS 1241 genomic stretch:
- a CDS encoding acyl-CoA dehydrogenase family protein, whose product MPAERLLPTTEAEDLLNLVTEIARDELKPRAAAAEEAEQFPREQFTLLGKSGLLGLPYPERWGGAELPYEVYLQALEEIAAAWMTVGVGLSVHTMSCYALAHYGTDEQRAQWLPDMLGGSLLGAYALSETHAGSDAAALSTRARREGDQYVVNGTKAWITHAGVADFYTTMVRTSDDGGHGISCLLVDGATPGLSAAPRERKMGLTGSPTAQMIFDHAQVPVSRLVGDEGAGLKIALSSLSSGRLGIAACAVGLAQAALDEAVAYAKGRTQFGKPIIEFQGLEFLLADMAATVESARATYLEAARRRDRGLDFQRQSSIAKLVATDGAMKVTTDAVQVLGGAGYTRDFPVERYLREAKVPQIFEGTNQIQRMVIARALKAS is encoded by the coding sequence ATGCCGGCAGAACGACTGCTGCCCACCACCGAGGCCGAAGACCTGCTGAACCTGGTCACGGAGATCGCGCGCGACGAGCTGAAGCCCCGCGCCGCCGCGGCCGAAGAGGCGGAGCAGTTCCCGCGCGAGCAGTTCACGCTGCTCGGCAAGTCCGGGCTGCTGGGCCTGCCCTACCCCGAGCGCTGGGGCGGCGCGGAGCTGCCGTACGAGGTCTACCTGCAGGCGCTCGAGGAGATCGCCGCCGCGTGGATGACGGTGGGTGTGGGGCTGTCGGTGCACACGATGTCGTGCTACGCGCTGGCCCACTACGGCACGGACGAGCAGCGGGCGCAGTGGCTACCGGACATGCTGGGCGGCTCGTTGCTGGGGGCGTACGCCCTGTCCGAAACGCACGCGGGCTCCGACGCGGCCGCGCTGTCGACCCGCGCCCGCCGCGAGGGCGACCAGTACGTGGTGAACGGCACCAAGGCGTGGATCACCCACGCCGGCGTCGCGGACTTCTACACGACCATGGTCCGCACGAGCGACGACGGCGGCCACGGCATCTCGTGCCTGCTGGTGGACGGCGCTACTCCGGGCCTGTCGGCGGCCCCGCGCGAACGCAAGATGGGCCTCACCGGCTCACCGACGGCCCAGATGATCTTCGACCACGCGCAGGTCCCTGTTTCGCGCTTGGTCGGCGACGAGGGCGCGGGCCTGAAGATCGCCCTGTCGTCCCTGAGCTCCGGCCGCCTCGGCATCGCGGCGTGCGCGGTGGGCCTCGCCCAGGCTGCCCTCGACGAAGCCGTCGCCTACGCCAAGGGCCGCACCCAGTTCGGCAAGCCGATCATCGAGTTCCAGGGCCTGGAGTTCCTGCTGGCCGACATGGCCGCGACCGTCGAATCGGCCCGCGCGACCTACCTGGAAGCCGCCCGCCGCCGCGACCGCGGCCTCGACTTCCAGCGCCAGTCCTCCATCGCGAAACTCGTCGCGACCGACGGCGCCATGAAAGTCACCACCGACGCCGTCCAGGTCCTCGGCGGCGCCGGCTACACGCGCGACTTCCCGGTCGAGCGCTACCTGCGGGAGGCGAAGGTGCCCCAGATCTTCGAGGGGACGAACCAGATCCAGCGGATGGTCATCGCACGGGCCTTGAAGGCTTCCTGA
- a CDS encoding TetR/AcrR family transcriptional regulator, which yields MTAPEARRRPTARQQALLAELESLFLAEGFAGFTLDDLAARLRCSKSTLYALAPSKEQLAVKVVAHFFRGAAHRIETRIEGIDDARKLIGEYLAGVSEHLNRASPAFMTDIARFAPARDTYQLNSRAAARRIREFIDKGVADGVFRDVHARLVAEMTGLIVEGIQTGVLGRRTDVSDGEAFTALGELLLGGLTKD from the coding sequence ATGACCGCACCCGAAGCCCGCCGCCGCCCGACGGCGCGGCAGCAGGCGCTGCTCGCCGAACTGGAGAGCCTCTTCCTCGCCGAGGGCTTCGCCGGCTTCACGCTCGACGACCTGGCCGCCCGCCTGCGCTGCTCCAAGTCGACGCTGTACGCGCTCGCGCCCAGCAAGGAGCAGCTCGCCGTGAAGGTCGTCGCCCACTTCTTCCGCGGCGCCGCCCACCGGATCGAGACGCGCATCGAGGGCATCGACGACGCGCGCAAGCTCATCGGGGAATACCTCGCCGGAGTCTCGGAGCACCTCAACCGCGCGTCGCCCGCGTTCATGACCGACATCGCGCGGTTCGCGCCGGCCCGTGACACCTACCAGCTCAACAGTCGCGCCGCCGCGCGCCGCATCCGCGAGTTCATCGACAAGGGGGTGGCCGACGGGGTGTTCCGCGACGTGCACGCCCGCCTCGTCGCCGAGATGACAGGCCTGATCGTCGAGGGCATCCAGACCGGCGTGCTCGGCCGCCGCACCGACGTGTCCGACGGCGAAGCGTTCACCGCCCTGGGCGAGCTCCTGCTGGGTGGGCTCACGAAGGACTGA
- a CDS encoding Uma2 family endonuclease has protein sequence MLRADEVLVAVEIVSPGSKRTDHVTKHEEYADAGLPCYWIVDLGDPVSVVACHQAGELDYPDAPAVTGVFATSEPFPANIDLTTLTACGARKPRRRKRLCVNGSRGNADPRRRPRRWPRRSGKPRGRGRRRAGRGS, from the coding sequence ATGCTGCGCGCCGACGAGGTCCTGGTAGCGGTGGAGATCGTGTCGCCGGGATCGAAGCGCACCGACCACGTCACCAAGCACGAGGAGTACGCCGACGCCGGCCTCCCGTGCTACTGGATCGTCGACCTCGGCGACCCGGTTTCCGTCGTCGCCTGCCACCAGGCCGGCGAGCTCGACTACCCGGACGCACCGGCCGTCACCGGGGTTTTCGCCACCAGCGAGCCGTTTCCCGCGAACATCGACCTCACCACGCTCACCGCTTGCGGCGCCAGGAAACCCCGGCGCCGCAAGCGGTTGTGCGTCAACGGGTCTCGCGGTAACGCCGATCCTCGGCGACGCCCTCGCCGGTGGCCTCGTCGTAGTGGTAAACCTCGCGGCCGCGGACGAAGACGCGCAGGGCGCGGTTCATGA
- a CDS encoding carbohydrate kinase: protein MIVVGGEALVDLVPGEPLDSNVDSGLRALLPRLGGGPYNVALAAARLGVPSAFLSRVSTDRFGAALVDRLVGSGVDTSLVQRGDEPTTLAVVALDRSGAARYTFYVDGTADRLVTDPSVLPAEATALSLGTLGMVLEPGASAYEAVLRRESARGTLTALDPNIREALIADPAAYRARFESWLPDVRLLKISDDDAAWLAEGADPVAAAKTWVESGVDAVVLTRGAAGLSVITAAGELAHVPSRRVEVVDTIGAGDTVQGALLAWLHTHEVRDLAALGADAWREALSYAAKAASITVSRSGAEPPTAADMASTV from the coding sequence GTGATCGTGGTGGGTGGAGAGGCGCTCGTCGACCTCGTGCCGGGTGAACCGTTGGACTCCAATGTGGACAGTGGGCTGCGCGCGCTGCTGCCACGGCTGGGCGGTGGGCCGTACAACGTCGCACTCGCCGCCGCGCGGCTCGGTGTCCCGTCGGCGTTCCTGTCGCGCGTCTCCACCGACCGCTTCGGCGCCGCGCTCGTCGACCGGCTCGTGGGCTCCGGCGTCGACACATCGCTCGTGCAGCGCGGCGACGAGCCGACGACGCTCGCCGTGGTGGCGTTGGACCGTTCGGGGGCCGCCCGGTACACCTTCTACGTCGACGGCACGGCCGACCGGCTCGTGACGGACCCCAGTGTGCTGCCCGCTGAGGCCACCGCGCTCTCGCTCGGCACCCTCGGGATGGTGCTCGAGCCGGGCGCCAGTGCGTACGAGGCGGTGCTGCGCCGCGAATCGGCGCGCGGCACGCTCACCGCGCTCGACCCGAACATCCGCGAAGCGCTCATCGCCGACCCGGCCGCCTACCGTGCACGGTTCGAGTCGTGGCTGCCCGATGTCCGGTTGCTGAAGATCTCCGACGACGACGCCGCGTGGCTCGCCGAAGGCGCCGACCCCGTGGCCGCCGCGAAGACGTGGGTCGAGTCCGGTGTGGACGCGGTCGTGCTGACGCGGGGCGCCGCGGGCCTGTCCGTGATCACCGCCGCAGGTGAGCTGGCCCACGTGCCTTCGCGCCGGGTCGAGGTGGTGGACACGATCGGAGCCGGCGACACCGTCCAGGGGGCGCTGCTGGCGTGGCTGCACACCCACGAGGTCCGTGACCTGGCCGCACTCGGCGCGGACGCGTGGCGCGAGGCGCTCTCCTACGCCGCGAAAGCGGCCTCCATCACGGTCTCGCGCAGCGGCGCGGAGCCGCCGACGGCCGCGGACATGGCTTCCACCGTGTGA